One genomic window of Halorubrum hochsteinianum includes the following:
- a CDS encoding BMP family lipoprotein: MASDFDRRRFVKAASAAGLIGLAGCSGGPSDGGDGSDGEDGGDGSDGGDGSDGEDGSDSPPARVGIVYSDGGLGDNSFNDAAKQGIVDAEEEFGIEYAESEPDGTGEFGQYQQRYASSTDPDYDLVSCIGFNQGDALTETASQFPDQDFMIVDTTVDASNVANYLFREEEGSFLMGVLAARLTETDFSAGAGSTAPDSTNVGFIGGVDSPVIRRFQAGFEAGVDYASDDVDVSTSYVGSYADPSGGQEQALSMYQSGADIVYHAAGATGVGVFQAAQSEGRFAFGVDQDQSVTEDSFADVILASMVKRVDTAVYESISNVVDGDHQGGSTTALGLESNGVECVYGQEIGDQVPDEIVTAVSDARDEIIAGNIDVPDTTSN; this comes from the coding sequence ATGGCATCCGACTTCGATCGGCGGCGGTTCGTCAAGGCGGCAAGCGCAGCGGGCCTGATCGGCCTCGCCGGCTGTAGCGGCGGCCCGAGCGACGGCGGTGACGGCTCCGACGGGGAGGACGGCGGTGACGGTTCGGACGGCGGTGACGGCTCCGACGGGGAGGACGGCTCCGACTCTCCCCCGGCGAGGGTCGGCATCGTCTACTCCGACGGCGGACTGGGCGACAACTCGTTCAACGACGCCGCCAAGCAGGGCATCGTCGACGCCGAGGAGGAGTTCGGCATCGAGTACGCCGAGTCGGAGCCGGACGGCACCGGCGAGTTCGGCCAGTACCAGCAGCGGTACGCGAGCTCGACCGACCCGGACTACGACCTCGTCTCCTGTATCGGGTTCAACCAGGGCGACGCGCTCACCGAGACCGCGTCGCAGTTCCCCGATCAGGACTTCATGATCGTCGACACCACGGTGGACGCGTCGAACGTGGCGAACTACCTGTTCCGCGAGGAGGAGGGCTCGTTCCTGATGGGCGTCCTCGCCGCGCGGCTGACCGAGACCGACTTCTCCGCGGGCGCGGGCTCGACCGCCCCCGACTCGACGAACGTCGGGTTCATCGGCGGGGTCGACAGCCCGGTCATCCGCCGGTTCCAGGCGGGCTTCGAGGCCGGCGTCGACTACGCCTCCGACGACGTCGACGTCTCCACGAGCTACGTCGGCAGCTACGCCGACCCCTCGGGCGGCCAGGAGCAGGCGCTGTCGATGTATCAGAGCGGGGCCGACATCGTCTATCACGCCGCGGGCGCGACGGGCGTCGGCGTCTTCCAGGCCGCGCAGTCCGAGGGTCGGTTCGCCTTCGGCGTCGACCAGGACCAGTCGGTCACCGAAGACTCGTTCGCCGACGTGATCCTGGCCTCGATGGTGAAACGCGTGGACACCGCGGTGTACGAGTCGATTTCGAACGTCGTCGACGGCGACCATCAGGGCGGCTCGACGACGGCGCTCGGGCTGGAGTCCAACGGCGTGGAGTGCGTCTACGGACAGGAGATCGGCGACCAGGTGCCCGACGAGATCGTGACCGCGGTCTCGGACGCCCGCGACGAGATCATCGCCGGCAACATCGACGTGCCGGACACCACGAGCAACTGA
- a CDS encoding winged helix-turn-helix transcriptional regulator — translation MSSQELAGTESAETAAGEAEAAASGAESDASDSAAAEAAAATETDAASAPETPCPVVDSIEQIGSKWRLVVLHELLSGEARFNELKRETDANARTLSRVLDDLQETGFVDRRLEEDSPVATYYSLTDKGESLAPVFEEIDDWAHEWLAECNA, via the coding sequence ATGTCATCGCAGGAACTCGCCGGCACGGAGTCGGCGGAAACGGCGGCAGGAGAGGCGGAAGCGGCCGCGAGTGGAGCGGAGTCGGACGCGAGCGACTCGGCGGCGGCGGAGGCGGCCGCGGCAACCGAGACGGACGCCGCGAGCGCGCCGGAGACCCCCTGTCCGGTCGTCGACTCGATCGAGCAGATCGGCTCGAAGTGGCGGCTCGTCGTCCTCCACGAGCTGCTGAGCGGCGAGGCGCGGTTCAACGAGCTGAAACGCGAGACCGACGCGAACGCCCGGACCCTCTCGCGCGTGCTCGACGACCTCCAGGAGACCGGCTTCGTCGACCGCCGGCTGGAGGAGGACTCGCCCGTGGCGACGTACTACAGCCTGACCGACAAGGGGGAGTCGCTCGCGCCGGTCTTCGAGGAGATCGACGACTGGGCCCACGAGTGGCTCGCCGAGTGTAACGCGTAG
- a CDS encoding ABC transporter ATP-binding protein — MNPAVHLDGITKRFPGVVANDDVDLAVERGSVHALLGENGAGKTTLMNVLYGLYRPTEGTVRLDGEAQSFDSPRDAIDAGVGMIHQHFMLVDPMTVWENVVLGNEPTTWGGLRVDREAAREAVVELSERYGFDVDPDATVADISVGEQQRVEILKALYRGADVLIMDEPTAVLTPQEVEELYGVFDELTEQGKTIIFISHKLGEALSAADDITVLRDGVNVGTVASADVTREELAEMMVGREVLMEPATTPQEPGDRVLEVTGLSVDDDRGVEAVSDLSFELRAGEVLGVAGVDGNGQSQLVDAVTGLREATDGEIRYRGESMVGKSRRDRIDRGMAFIPEDRQERGLVMSYDLTENGILGSQHDAPFARGGRLDWGAARDHAESVIEQYDVRPPDADAEAESLSGGNQQKFIVGREFERDPELVVATHPTRGVDIGSTEFLHDRLLELRSQGKAVLLVSSKLDEVQGLSDRLAVMHEGEFTGIVDPATVTEEEIGLLMAGESPDDDSIEGAALHDAATGGPGDDPDEATAGEEGVDA, encoded by the coding sequence ATGAACCCGGCGGTCCACTTGGACGGTATCACGAAGCGATTCCCCGGGGTCGTCGCGAACGACGACGTTGATCTCGCGGTGGAACGCGGGAGCGTCCACGCCCTGCTCGGCGAGAACGGGGCCGGCAAGACCACGCTGATGAACGTGTTGTACGGTCTCTACCGGCCGACCGAGGGGACCGTCCGCCTCGACGGCGAGGCGCAGTCGTTCGACTCGCCGCGGGACGCGATCGACGCGGGCGTCGGCATGATCCACCAGCACTTCATGCTCGTCGACCCGATGACGGTGTGGGAGAACGTCGTCTTAGGCAACGAGCCGACCACGTGGGGCGGCCTCCGCGTCGACCGAGAGGCGGCCCGCGAGGCCGTCGTCGAACTGAGCGAGCGGTACGGCTTCGACGTCGACCCCGACGCGACGGTCGCCGACATCTCGGTGGGCGAACAGCAGCGCGTCGAGATCCTGAAGGCGCTGTACCGGGGGGCCGACGTGCTCATCATGGACGAGCCGACCGCGGTGTTGACCCCGCAGGAGGTCGAGGAACTGTACGGCGTCTTCGACGAGCTCACCGAGCAGGGGAAGACGATCATCTTCATCTCGCACAAGCTCGGCGAGGCGCTGTCTGCGGCCGACGACATCACCGTCCTCCGCGACGGCGTCAACGTCGGCACGGTCGCGTCCGCGGACGTGACTCGCGAGGAGCTCGCGGAGATGATGGTCGGCCGGGAGGTGCTGATGGAGCCCGCGACGACCCCGCAGGAGCCGGGCGACCGCGTGCTCGAAGTGACCGGTCTCAGCGTCGACGACGACCGGGGCGTCGAGGCGGTCTCGGACCTCTCGTTCGAGCTCCGCGCCGGCGAGGTGCTGGGCGTCGCGGGCGTCGACGGCAACGGGCAGTCCCAGCTCGTCGACGCGGTCACGGGGCTGCGCGAGGCGACTGACGGCGAGATCCGCTACCGCGGCGAGTCGATGGTCGGGAAGAGCCGTCGCGACCGGATCGACCGCGGGATGGCGTTCATCCCGGAGGACCGACAGGAGCGGGGGCTGGTGATGTCGTACGACCTCACCGAGAACGGCATCCTCGGGAGCCAACACGACGCGCCGTTCGCGCGAGGCGGCCGGCTCGATTGGGGGGCAGCGCGCGACCACGCCGAGTCCGTCATCGAGCAGTACGACGTCCGCCCGCCGGACGCGGACGCCGAGGCCGAGTCGCTGTCGGGCGGCAACCAGCAGAAGTTCATCGTCGGCCGCGAGTTTGAGCGCGACCCGGAGCTCGTCGTCGCGACCCACCCGACCCGGGGCGTCGACATCGGCTCCACGGAGTTCCTCCACGACCGGCTGCTCGAACTCCGGTCACAGGGGAAGGCGGTCCTGCTGGTCTCCTCGAAGCTCGACGAGGTACAGGGCCTCTCGGACCGACTCGCGGTGATGCACGAGGGCGAGTTCACCGGAATCGTCGACCCCGCGACCGTGACCGAAGAGGAGATCGGCCTGCTGATGGCCGGCGAGTCGCCCGACGACGACTCGATCGAGGGGGCCGCGCTCCACGACGCCGCGACCGGCGGGCCGGGCGACGACCCCGACGAAGCGACCGCCGGTGAGGAGGGGGTGGACGCGTGA
- a CDS encoding VOC family protein, with protein MSDAPPTTGLHHVTNICTDIEETRSFYEDVLGWHTVKRTQNYDDPGTPHYYFSSTPEGEPGTNVTYFEYPDSQGTPGPGASHHFAFGVEDEEALREWRDHLREHDVRVSEVKDRTYFKSVYFTDPDGLVFELATRGPGFGLDEEDPGSEAIDPFERGYEN; from the coding sequence ATGAGCGACGCGCCCCCGACGACCGGGCTCCACCACGTCACGAACATCTGTACGGACATCGAGGAGACGCGGTCGTTCTACGAGGACGTCCTCGGCTGGCACACGGTCAAGCGCACGCAGAACTACGACGACCCCGGCACGCCGCACTACTACTTCTCGTCGACGCCCGAGGGCGAACCCGGGACCAACGTCACCTACTTCGAGTACCCCGACTCGCAGGGGACGCCCGGCCCGGGCGCGAGCCACCACTTCGCGTTCGGCGTCGAAGACGAGGAGGCCCTCCGCGAGTGGCGCGACCACCTGCGCGAACACGACGTGCGCGTCTCCGAGGTGAAAGACCGGACCTACTTCAAGAGCGTGTACTTCACCGATCCCGACGGACTCGTCTTCGAACTGGCGACGCGGGGGCCGGGGTTCGGCCTGGACGAGGAGGACCCGGGGAGCGAGGCGATCGACCCGTTCGAGCGCGGCTACGAGAACTGA
- a CDS encoding phosphoglucomutase/phosphomannomutase alpha/beta/alpha domain I: protein MDLFGTAGIRGGVEDRVTPALALAVGRAVGAEIRSREGADGEEGPDPTVVLARDGRVTGSALAAATEAGLAAGGVAVRRAGRLPTPALAHASRGRYGVMLTASHNPPTDNGIKLFRDGTEFDRELERAVESRVADEESVAPWDEWTEATRTDPLDGYLADVREYAAGFGAPLDGLRVAVDCGNGMSAPATPTVLRELGADVVTLNGNVDGHFPGRGSKPTPETLADLRAFVADANEGVAEPGRPTEAGGGSDGEDAGGDSAGDAEGFAFGIGHDGDADRIVIVDADGEVVHEDTVLAVLAERYTRESDADDPVVVTTPNASGRIDERVRDAGGRVERVRLGALHEGIAAVREAAADPDGAGGDDTRVVFAAEPWKHIHVGFGGWIDGVASAAVIARLVADEGLAALRESVTERPYRKVSVSCPDDAKESVMDRLETALPAAFPDAAVDTDHGVRLEFDDASWTLVRPSGTEPYVRVYAESDDVDALVAEVEGVVEDAVAAA from the coding sequence ATGGACCTGTTCGGAACCGCCGGGATACGCGGCGGCGTCGAGGACCGCGTCACGCCGGCGCTCGCGCTCGCCGTCGGGCGGGCGGTGGGTGCCGAGATCCGATCGCGAGAGGGAGCCGACGGCGAGGAGGGCCCCGACCCGACGGTCGTCCTCGCCCGCGACGGGCGGGTGACGGGGTCGGCGCTAGCGGCCGCGACGGAGGCCGGCTTGGCCGCGGGCGGGGTGGCCGTCCGCCGCGCCGGTCGGCTCCCGACGCCGGCGCTCGCGCACGCCTCGCGGGGGCGGTACGGCGTGATGCTCACCGCCTCGCACAACCCGCCGACCGACAACGGGATCAAGCTGTTCCGCGACGGCACCGAGTTCGACCGGGAGCTGGAGCGGGCCGTCGAGTCGCGCGTCGCCGACGAGGAGTCGGTCGCGCCGTGGGACGAGTGGACCGAGGCGACCCGGACCGACCCGCTCGACGGCTACCTCGCCGACGTCCGCGAGTACGCCGCGGGGTTCGGCGCGCCCCTCGACGGCCTCCGGGTCGCGGTCGACTGCGGCAACGGGATGAGCGCGCCCGCGACCCCGACCGTCCTCCGCGAGCTCGGCGCGGACGTGGTCACGCTCAACGGCAACGTCGACGGCCACTTCCCAGGTCGCGGGAGCAAGCCGACGCCGGAGACGCTGGCGGACCTGCGCGCGTTCGTCGCCGACGCCAACGAGGGCGTCGCGGAGCCGGGCCGCCCGACCGAGGCGGGAGGCGGGAGCGACGGCGAGGACGCCGGGGGCGACAGCGCCGGCGACGCGGAGGGATTCGCGTTCGGGATCGGTCACGACGGCGACGCCGACCGGATCGTGATCGTCGACGCCGACGGCGAGGTCGTCCACGAGGACACGGTGCTGGCGGTGCTCGCGGAGCGGTACACCCGCGAGAGCGACGCCGACGACCCGGTCGTCGTGACGACGCCGAACGCCTCCGGTCGGATCGACGAGCGCGTCCGCGACGCCGGCGGCCGCGTCGAGCGCGTCCGTCTCGGCGCGCTCCACGAGGGGATCGCGGCGGTGCGGGAGGCGGCGGCGGACCCCGACGGCGCGGGCGGCGACGACACCCGCGTCGTCTTCGCGGCCGAGCCGTGGAAGCACATCCACGTCGGCTTCGGCGGGTGGATCGACGGCGTGGCCTCCGCGGCGGTGATCGCCCGCCTCGTCGCCGACGAGGGGCTCGCCGCGCTCCGCGAGTCGGTCACCGAGCGCCCGTACCGCAAGGTGAGCGTCTCCTGTCCCGACGACGCGAAGGAGTCGGTGATGGACCGGCTGGAGACGGCGCTGCCGGCGGCGTTCCCCGACGCAGCGGTCGACACCGACCACGGCGTCCGACTGGAGTTCGACGACGCCTCGTGGACGCTAGTGCGTCCGTCCGGGACGGAGCCGTACGTCCGGGTGTACGCCGAGAGCGACGACGTCGACGCCCTCGTCGCCGAGGTCGAGGGGGTCGTCGAGGACGCGGTCGCGGCGGCGTAA
- a CDS encoding ABC transporter ATP-binding protein codes for MIEVSGLRKTYGDFAAVVDSDFAVEDGEVFGIVGPNGAGKTTTLKVLAGLVEPTDGEVTVAGFDASDPEMRRHLGFLPEESPLYEEMTARSYLRFFADLYDVPREVADERIEAALDRLELDHRERRLGDVSKGMKRKVAIARSLVNDPDVLVYDEPASGLDPVTTNSVLAFTRELRETGKTVVFSAHNLYHVESVCDRVVVMNEGRIVARGSVDGIRERHGETTYRVFTDVAPARTDRLTELDATTEEVGDRFRTAVPSMDAVAAVREAVADAGGEVVDIRSREPSLEDVFLDIVGRPMPGRYTGDLGGESDGADEPGESDESGTPEGDEEAGENGETKAATATEATE; via the coding sequence ATGATCGAGGTGTCGGGGCTGCGGAAGACCTACGGCGACTTCGCGGCCGTGGTCGACAGCGACTTCGCCGTCGAGGACGGGGAGGTGTTCGGGATCGTGGGCCCGAACGGCGCGGGGAAGACGACGACGCTGAAGGTGCTCGCCGGCCTCGTCGAGCCGACCGACGGCGAGGTGACCGTCGCCGGGTTCGACGCGTCGGACCCCGAGATGCGCCGGCACCTCGGGTTCCTGCCGGAGGAGTCGCCGCTGTACGAGGAGATGACGGCGCGGTCGTACCTCCGCTTCTTCGCGGACCTCTACGACGTGCCCCGAGAGGTCGCCGACGAGCGGATCGAGGCGGCGCTCGACCGGCTCGAACTCGACCACCGCGAGCGCCGCCTCGGCGACGTCTCGAAGGGGATGAAACGGAAGGTCGCCATCGCGCGCTCGCTCGTCAACGACCCCGACGTGCTGGTGTACGACGAGCCGGCCTCGGGGCTGGACCCGGTGACGACGAACTCCGTGCTGGCGTTCACCCGCGAACTGCGCGAGACGGGCAAGACGGTCGTCTTCTCGGCGCACAACCTCTACCACGTCGAGTCCGTCTGCGACCGCGTCGTCGTGATGAACGAGGGCCGGATCGTCGCCCGCGGGAGCGTCGACGGGATCCGCGAGCGGCACGGCGAGACGACCTACCGCGTGTTCACCGACGTCGCCCCCGCGCGCACCGACCGGCTCACCGAGTTGGACGCGACGACCGAGGAGGTCGGAGACCGCTTCCGGACCGCGGTCCCGAGCATGGACGCGGTCGCGGCCGTCCGCGAGGCGGTCGCCGACGCCGGCGGCGAGGTCGTCGACATCCGCAGCCGCGAGCCGAGCCTCGAGGACGTGTTCCTCGACATCGTCGGGCGACCGATGCCCGGGCGGTACACCGGCGACCTCGGCGGCGAGTCCGACGGAGCCGACGAACCCGGCGAGTCCGATGAGTCGGGGACCCCCGAGGGCGACGAGGAGGCGGGCGAGAACGGAGAGACGAAGGCCGCGACGGCGACGGAGGCGACCGAGTGA
- a CDS encoding DoxX family protein, translating into MLAEFATLPLQFDTPLAGELFLLGRILFGVTLAFMGFNHFTDLETMAGYAEFKGLPAPQFSVIASGAVLVLGGLGVAAGAFPVAAAGGLAFFLIVSAVTMHDFWSMDDPEEKQNEMTSFLKNVYGAGAALALLAVGGTAWPYAVGVGLF; encoded by the coding sequence ATGTTAGCTGAATTCGCGACGCTACCGCTCCAGTTCGACACCCCCCTCGCGGGCGAACTCTTCCTACTCGGCCGGATCCTGTTCGGCGTCACGCTCGCGTTCATGGGGTTCAACCACTTCACGGACCTCGAAACGATGGCCGGCTACGCCGAGTTCAAGGGGCTTCCCGCGCCGCAGTTCTCGGTGATCGCCTCCGGTGCCGTCCTCGTCCTCGGCGGACTGGGCGTCGCGGCGGGCGCGTTCCCCGTCGCCGCGGCCGGCGGCCTCGCCTTCTTCCTCATCGTCTCCGCCGTGACGATGCACGACTTCTGGTCGATGGACGACCCCGAGGAGAAGCAGAACGAGATGACGAGCTTCCTGAAGAACGTCTACGGCGCGGGCGCGGCGCTTGCGCTGCTCGCCGTCGGCGGCACCGCGTGGCCGTACGCGGTCGGCGTCGGTCTCTTCTGA
- a CDS encoding acylphosphatase: protein MTDRVRAHVFVSGRVQGVYYRASTRDAARERGVDGWVRNLDDGRVEAVFEGPEGDVRDMVAWCETGSEAAEVDDVDAEYGEPEGEDGFEVRW from the coding sequence ATGACCGACCGCGTTCGCGCACACGTGTTCGTCTCGGGTCGCGTTCAGGGCGTCTACTACCGGGCCTCGACCCGCGACGCGGCCCGCGAGAGGGGCGTCGACGGCTGGGTTCGCAACCTCGACGACGGGCGCGTCGAGGCCGTCTTCGAGGGGCCAGAGGGCGACGTCCGCGACATGGTCGCGTGGTGCGAGACCGGCAGCGAGGCCGCCGAAGTCGACGACGTCGACGCCGAGTACGGCGAGCCGGAAGGAGAGGACGGCTTCGAGGTCAGGTGGTGA
- a CDS encoding CNNM domain-containing protein, giving the protein MVGVALGLAGIVAVTVLLAFSAFLSSSETAIFSLPAEWFERQAAGDDPRAHVLKELYDDPHRLLVTLLVGNNVVNIAISSIVTVLVASYLPTGAAVVVTTLGTSFLVLVFGEIVPKAFGLGNAETWSLRIASPIRLVERALSPLITLFDGITRRMNAYISGDANVEKPYTD; this is encoded by the coding sequence ATGGTCGGAGTCGCACTCGGGCTGGCCGGAATCGTGGCGGTGACCGTGTTGCTGGCGTTCAGCGCGTTCCTCTCGAGCTCCGAGACCGCGATCTTCTCGCTGCCGGCGGAGTGGTTCGAGCGGCAGGCCGCCGGGGACGACCCGCGCGCCCACGTCCTGAAGGAGCTCTACGACGACCCCCACCGGCTGCTGGTGACGCTGCTCGTCGGGAACAACGTCGTGAACATCGCGATATCGAGCATCGTGACTGTGCTGGTCGCGAGCTACCTCCCCACCGGCGCGGCGGTCGTGGTGACGACCCTCGGAACGAGCTTCCTCGTCCTCGTGTTCGGCGAGATCGTCCCCAAGGCGTTCGGGCTCGGAAACGCCGAGACGTGGTCGCTGCGGATCGCGTCGCCGATCCGGCTCGTCGAGCGCGCCCTCTCGCCGCTCATCACGCTGTTCGACGGAATCACGCGTCGGATGAACGCGTACATCAGCGGCGACGCAAACGTCGAGAAGCCGTACACGGACTGA
- a CDS encoding ABC transporter permease, protein MSDPDADRSASVLARLVGPFVDRTVAERLVISVAAILLSIALGFGIVLVSGRIAECSTAAWTLPFTGVGFCYDPVEVYVVLFNGALGYPFAVGEPGLFNAGWTPLNLSFGLTLSETTLLIFTGLSVAVAFRAGLFNIGTQGQLVVGGLATALSILALAPLLPAGPVGGVVLIVIGTAAGAVGGGLWGAIPGALKAYADANEVITTIMLNFVAANVAYVLVLEVFRAEGSSVVATEYVPEYAQLRPWLFPTSSDFALVALLIGVGFIGALYYFVEHTSLGYDLRTSGVQAAAAEYGGVNAKLTTVRAMTLSGALGGVGGAVWVLMSEGRWLASIPDLGFDGITVSILAGNNPIGVLPAAFLFGILKGGALEIGFRTDVPTELVAVLRGLIILFVAMPEFFRMIGRYAGLGGGGVGPAAEPDGTAGGEGGETDA, encoded by the coding sequence GTGAGCGATCCGGACGCGGACCGATCGGCGTCCGTCCTCGCCCGGCTGGTCGGGCCGTTCGTCGACCGGACCGTCGCGGAGCGGCTCGTCATCAGCGTCGCCGCGATTCTCCTCTCGATCGCCCTCGGGTTCGGAATCGTGCTCGTCTCCGGTCGGATCGCCGAGTGCTCGACCGCGGCCTGGACGCTGCCGTTCACCGGGGTCGGGTTCTGTTACGACCCCGTCGAGGTGTACGTCGTGCTGTTCAACGGGGCGCTCGGCTACCCGTTCGCCGTCGGCGAGCCGGGGCTTTTCAACGCCGGCTGGACCCCGCTCAACCTCTCCTTCGGGCTGACGCTCTCCGAGACGACGCTGCTTATCTTCACGGGGCTGTCCGTCGCCGTCGCCTTCCGCGCCGGGCTGTTCAACATCGGGACGCAGGGCCAGCTCGTCGTCGGCGGGCTGGCGACCGCGCTCTCGATCCTCGCGCTCGCGCCGCTGCTCCCGGCGGGCCCCGTCGGCGGGGTCGTGCTGATCGTGATCGGCACCGCGGCCGGCGCGGTCGGCGGCGGGCTGTGGGGCGCGATACCCGGCGCGCTCAAGGCGTACGCCGACGCCAACGAGGTGATCACGACGATCATGCTCAACTTCGTCGCCGCGAACGTCGCGTACGTGCTCGTGTTGGAGGTGTTCCGCGCCGAGGGCTCGTCCGTGGTCGCCACCGAGTACGTCCCCGAGTACGCGCAGCTGCGCCCGTGGCTGTTCCCCACCTCCAGCGACTTCGCGCTGGTCGCGCTGCTCATCGGGGTCGGCTTCATCGGCGCGCTGTACTACTTCGTCGAACACACCTCGCTCGGCTACGACCTCCGGACGAGCGGCGTTCAGGCCGCCGCGGCCGAGTACGGCGGCGTGAACGCGAAGCTCACGACCGTCCGGGCGATGACGCTGTCCGGCGCGCTCGGCGGCGTCGGCGGCGCGGTGTGGGTGCTGATGTCCGAGGGCCGGTGGCTGGCCTCGATCCCGGACCTCGGCTTCGACGGCATCACCGTCTCGATCCTCGCCGGCAACAACCCGATCGGCGTGCTGCCGGCGGCGTTCCTCTTCGGGATCCTGAAGGGCGGCGCTCTGGAGATCGGCTTCCGCACCGACGTCCCCACGGAGCTCGTCGCCGTGTTGCGCGGGCTCATCATCCTCTTCGTCGCGATGCCGGAGTTCTTCCGGATGATCGGCCGGTACGCCGGCCTCGGCGGGGGCGGCGTCGGACCGGCGGCCGAGCCGGACGGGACCGCCGGCGGCGAGGGAGGTGAGACCGATGCGTAA